One window from the genome of Rufibacter tibetensis encodes:
- a CDS encoding O-antigen ligase family protein, with amino-acid sequence MKPTLNPRISISYTLLLALITVLLLSGFITNFLSFTSLGLGTIIVDLLIGLLLTYTVLTLLFRYFSRIKVNREYLFFAAFWFLLLLFTLGKIMLIDENPIRERILGLRNNLLYCLPILYVPLLIQSEKHVQKSVRVLLGLGLALCLYAMFQFFFASNLPLSFLVLRGEGAFRFYDQEITRPTALVGNTIIFSSFTLLLFCLYFSNYLIHKKRLYLLIVGIVLTTNIMTFTRATLAGIFLSGGVILILNYGRFTLLYTLKLLFAFIILLSSILFLGYLYKDSFLVKRITSREASTIHSDQGHFSMIENSISYLKEHYLVGSGIGSQGPSSNPETVIITDGYWFQLFLENGLLLGFFYVTFYFLCFYYVLQAYFKSKNDHLRYLCLAFIGISVYFYAASFFNSAFIGRINFILYWILFGLIMAQRLILKKNDNAALSH; translated from the coding sequence ATGAAGCCAACCCTTAACCCAAGGATTTCAATATCCTATACGCTGCTACTTGCCCTAATCACTGTTCTTTTACTCAGTGGCTTCATTACCAATTTCCTTTCATTTACCTCTTTAGGCCTTGGTACTATCATAGTAGACCTTCTAATTGGTTTACTTCTGACTTATACTGTGCTAACCCTTCTGTTCCGTTATTTTTCAAGAATAAAGGTAAACAGAGAATATCTTTTTTTTGCTGCCTTTTGGTTTCTGCTGCTGCTATTTACCTTGGGTAAAATCATGTTGATTGACGAGAATCCAATCAGAGAAAGGATTCTAGGGCTGCGAAATAACCTTCTGTATTGCTTACCCATCTTGTATGTGCCACTGCTGATACAATCAGAAAAGCACGTACAAAAAAGTGTTCGCGTCCTCCTGGGACTTGGATTAGCGTTGTGCCTGTATGCAATGTTTCAATTCTTTTTTGCTTCTAATTTACCCCTTTCTTTTCTGGTGCTGAGAGGAGAAGGAGCCTTCCGGTTTTATGACCAGGAAATCACAAGACCAACTGCACTTGTAGGAAATACCATCATCTTCTCTAGCTTTACCCTCCTTCTATTTTGCCTTTACTTTTCCAATTACCTCATCCATAAAAAAAGGCTGTATTTACTAATAGTAGGAATCGTACTCACCACAAATATCATGACGTTTACCAGGGCTACTTTGGCAGGCATTTTTTTATCTGGAGGAGTTATTCTGATTCTTAATTATGGGCGTTTTACCTTACTGTATACCCTTAAACTCTTATTCGCTTTTATCATTCTTTTATCCTCTATCCTTTTCTTGGGGTATCTCTATAAAGACTCTTTTCTAGTGAAAAGAATCACGAGTAGAGAAGCGAGTACAATCCACTCAGACCAGGGTCATTTTAGCATGATAGAAAACTCTATTTCTTACCTGAAGGAACATTATTTGGTAGGCTCTGGAATAGGCTCCCAAGGCCCAAGCAGCAACCCTGAAACGGTCATTATCACAGATGGGTATTGGTTTCAATTGTTCCTAGAAAATGGATTACTATTAGGTTTCTTCTATGTGACCTTCTATTTCCTCTGCTTCTATTATGTCCTGCAGGCTTACTTCAAATCAAAAAACGATCATTTGAGATACTTATGCCTTGCCTTCATTGGCATTAGTGTGTACTTCTACGCAGCATCGTTTTTTAATTCAGCATTCATTGGGAGAATCAATTTTATCCTATATTGGATTTTGTTTGGCCTGATAATGGCGCAACGCCTGATCCTGAAAAAGAACGATAATGCCGCACTTAGTCATTGA
- a CDS encoding glycosyltransferase family 2 protein has translation MPSLSRLDPNSVTHDPTLKQPWVCIILLNYNGYEDTIECLESLFKLEYKAFSLVVVDNNSTDSSLEKLTLWLEAQAAKTKTIIKVPFLKKVIYEEANGSLSEEKAWVTTIQVKENLGFAGGNNIGIAYAQRHFSPEYVWLLNNDTVVVPNSLSKLVQKAQEDLTLGRNIGIWGSKLLYYHKPDTIQAIGGKLNLTTFTTSHISEGLKDTPATEIEHPSQDYVVGASLFVSRKFLELVGLLSEEYFLYFEELDWAKRGLKAGFRLGYVPESKVYHKEGSSIGSSSTGKKKSDLADYHGIRSKIIFFRKFYPERTLQLYTILLGSVLLRLCRFQFKRAFRVLRLMCLIR, from the coding sequence GTGCCTTCACTCAGTCGTCTTGACCCAAATAGCGTGACGCATGACCCTACTTTGAAACAACCCTGGGTTTGTATCATTCTATTGAATTACAATGGGTATGAAGACACCATAGAGTGCCTGGAAAGTCTGTTCAAGCTGGAGTACAAAGCATTTTCTTTAGTGGTAGTGGACAACAACTCCACAGATTCTTCCCTTGAAAAACTTACCCTATGGCTTGAAGCACAGGCAGCAAAGACTAAAACAATTATTAAGGTCCCTTTTTTAAAAAAAGTAATATATGAAGAGGCAAATGGCTCTCTATCTGAAGAAAAAGCATGGGTTACCACTATTCAAGTAAAAGAGAACCTAGGATTTGCCGGCGGAAACAACATAGGTATTGCTTATGCACAACGTCACTTCTCCCCTGAATATGTCTGGTTGTTGAATAATGACACCGTAGTAGTCCCCAACAGCTTAAGCAAATTGGTACAAAAAGCACAGGAAGATTTGACGTTGGGCCGGAACATTGGTATCTGGGGATCGAAACTTTTGTATTACCACAAACCAGATACTATTCAGGCCATAGGCGGGAAGTTGAACCTCACTACCTTTACCACCAGTCATATTTCAGAAGGCCTGAAAGACACACCGGCCACCGAAATAGAACATCCAAGTCAGGATTATGTGGTGGGGGCCTCCTTATTTGTCAGCAGAAAGTTTTTAGAGCTAGTAGGGCTCTTGAGCGAGGAATATTTTCTTTACTTTGAAGAATTAGACTGGGCCAAACGGGGGCTGAAAGCAGGTTTTCGCCTGGGCTATGTACCTGAAAGCAAAGTTTACCACAAAGAAGGAAGCTCCATCGGGTCCAGTTCCACAGGAAAGAAGAAAAGCGATTTAGCCGATTATCACGGAATAAGAAGCAAAATCATCTTCTTCAGGAAATTCTACCCCGAAAGAACCTTGCAGCTGTACACCATTTTGTTGGGCTCTGTCCTGCTTAGGTTGTGCAGATTCCAATTTAAAAGAGCCTTTCGGGTGTTAAGGCTAATGTGCCTAATTAGATGA
- a CDS encoding glycosyltransferase family 2 protein, with protein MTTSTTENTAGVVVLYNPEEDILDNIASYLPYISVLYCIDNSETPNSFLVAQLTTIPKVHYIKNYGNVGIAATLNQGATMALKDHYHWLLTMDQDSKAHESMLPMLREGLVGNHDENIGIMAPFQQDKDNQHVALSNYVQQVETVMTSGNLLNLEAYTRVGPFKTKFFIDYVDHEYCLRLRAHGYNILQVPKAILFHRVGDITLHSILGFRITASNHSPLRRYYITRNRLEVLRLYKGRFPEYLKREIQAMGKDLLRIIFFEKEKGKKLLYMVYGVKDFWNKSFGKFQN; from the coding sequence ATGACAACCTCTACAACTGAGAACACCGCTGGGGTTGTTGTCTTGTACAATCCAGAAGAAGATATCCTGGACAATATTGCTTCTTATCTTCCTTACATATCGGTTCTTTATTGTATTGACAATTCTGAGACCCCAAACTCATTTCTTGTGGCTCAGTTGACCACAATCCCGAAGGTTCATTATATCAAAAATTATGGCAACGTAGGGATTGCAGCTACATTGAACCAAGGTGCTACCATGGCTTTGAAAGATCATTACCATTGGCTTCTTACCATGGACCAGGACAGCAAAGCTCATGAGAGTATGCTGCCTATGTTGAGAGAAGGATTAGTGGGCAACCACGATGAAAATATAGGAATAATGGCTCCATTCCAGCAGGACAAGGACAACCAGCATGTAGCCCTGAGCAATTATGTTCAGCAAGTGGAGACAGTCATGACTTCAGGAAACCTGCTGAACTTAGAGGCTTATACCCGGGTGGGGCCCTTTAAAACAAAATTTTTCATTGATTATGTTGACCATGAATATTGTTTGCGACTAAGAGCACATGGGTATAACATCTTGCAAGTTCCAAAAGCAATCCTGTTCCATAGAGTTGGGGACATCACCTTACATTCTATCTTAGGGTTCCGTATCACAGCTTCAAATCATTCTCCCTTAAGAAGGTATTACATTACCAGAAACCGGTTGGAGGTACTAAGATTGTACAAAGGCCGTTTTCCTGAATACCTTAAAAGGGAAATCCAGGCCATGGGGAAGGATCTGCTGAGAATCATTTTCTTTGAGAAAGAGAAAGGAAAGAAGCTTTTATATATGGTTTATGGAGTAAAAGATTTCTGGAACAAAAGTTTTGGTAAATTTCAGAATTAA
- a CDS encoding oligosaccharide flippase family protein — MLNKKRPFGNDLISGRILKNLASLGSLQILNFLIPMVLSPYLVRVIGLENFGRVAVAQAIISYLNIITDFGFYITATKEISQNRENKKVVGAIYNEVLTTKIYLLVLTFLFLSGFVALFDETDTNPLLYIFSFTMVIGQALFPIWLFHGLEDMKYITLVNSASKVVSLLLIFFFVTETTDYIYVNFFLGVGTILAAIASFYFVKSKYGLVYKPVAITQVRHHLKEGKDIFVSNFAVNLYTNSNILILGLFAPVQIVGYYSVAEKVMNAVRQLLGVYFQAIYPSMCNLVSKTKKELIEVTLRVHLPFSLGIMFLCSGINFFSEELTQYFSGTYTQEINYLIRLLSFVPFIVALNIPSNQLLLIYGYKETYRTTLLLGSLLNLLLNFVLSYFYLAQGTGITVILTEVFITVSLLTVLEKKNPVYSLLFKKGT; from the coding sequence TTGTTGAATAAAAAGCGACCCTTCGGGAATGACTTGATAAGTGGCAGGATCCTGAAGAATTTAGCTTCATTAGGCTCCTTGCAGATTTTGAATTTCCTGATCCCCATGGTGCTCTCTCCTTACCTGGTCCGGGTCATAGGTCTGGAAAATTTTGGCCGGGTTGCTGTGGCGCAAGCCATCATCTCCTACCTGAATATCATCACAGATTTCGGATTCTATATCACGGCTACGAAAGAGATTTCCCAAAACAGGGAAAACAAAAAGGTAGTTGGCGCTATCTACAACGAAGTGCTCACCACCAAAATCTATCTGTTAGTACTCACCTTTCTGTTTTTATCGGGGTTTGTTGCTCTTTTTGATGAAACAGACACAAATCCCCTGCTCTATATCTTTTCATTCACCATGGTGATTGGGCAAGCCTTATTTCCCATCTGGCTTTTCCATGGTTTAGAGGACATGAAGTACATCACGCTTGTTAACTCTGCTTCAAAAGTAGTTTCATTATTATTGATTTTCTTTTTCGTCACAGAGACAACAGATTACATCTATGTCAACTTCTTCCTGGGCGTTGGTACAATCCTGGCTGCAATAGCCAGCTTTTACTTCGTTAAAAGTAAATATGGGCTGGTATACAAACCAGTTGCAATTACCCAAGTGAGACATCATCTAAAAGAAGGGAAAGACATCTTTGTCTCCAACTTTGCGGTTAATCTGTATACTAACTCTAACATTTTAATATTAGGTTTATTTGCCCCTGTTCAGATAGTCGGGTATTACAGTGTCGCCGAAAAAGTGATGAATGCAGTGCGCCAATTATTGGGGGTGTATTTTCAAGCCATTTATCCTTCTATGTGCAATCTAGTTTCTAAAACCAAAAAGGAGTTGATAGAAGTTACATTACGCGTCCACCTTCCTTTTTCCTTAGGCATTATGTTTCTGTGTTCGGGGATCAATTTCTTCTCAGAAGAACTAACCCAATACTTTTCTGGTACCTACACACAGGAAATTAATTATCTGATCAGGCTTTTAAGCTTCGTTCCTTTTATTGTGGCGCTGAATATTCCCTCAAACCAGCTTCTGCTTATTTACGGGTATAAAGAAACATACCGGACCACCCTGCTGCTAGGCTCATTGCTGAACTTACTTCTTAACTTTGTTTTGAGCTATTTCTATCTTGCGCAAGGCACAGGCATTACAGTTATCCTAACTGAGGTTTTTATTACGGTAAGTCTGCTTACGGTATTAGAAAAGAAGAACCCTGTTTACAGCCTCTTATTTAAAAAAGGAACCTAA
- a CDS encoding bifunctional GNAT family N-acetyltransferase/carbon-nitrogen hydrolase family protein — MSENTEHKLILRPLTTSDYKEVKQIMELVYTTIGGSWTQREFASLLKRFPDGQLCIEDKGRVVAAALSIIVNYPEYGDKHTYEQITGGGKFDTHDDDGDTLYGVDVFVHPEYRNLRLGRRLYDARKELCENLNLRGIILGGRIPGYKEHSDKMTPGKYIEQVRNKEIYDPILTFQLSNGFHVRKIIRGYMPQDKESKAYASLLEWINVYYEEKETLVGGTKRVVRIGVIQWQMRQMTSLEDFEQQVEFFVDTVSSYKADLVMFPEFFNAPLMALSDEKSPSAAIRKLAEYTDGIRERLIHLALSYNINIIAGSMPEYIDNKLHNVSYLCRRDGTYDKQYKLHVTPDESQYWGMRGGNKLNIFETDFGKVGLLICYDVEFPELARMLSDQDMKILFVPYQTDTKNAYLRVRHCAQARAIENECYVAITGSVGNLPRVENMDIQYSQSAVFSPSDVAFPHDAIIAEATPNTEMTLIADLDLDLLKDLNTTGSVRNLRDRRKDLYNLSWLHQKEDDLTEI; from the coding sequence ATGAGTGAAAACACCGAACATAAGTTAATACTTCGTCCGCTTACCACTTCTGATTACAAGGAAGTAAAACAAATCATGGAGCTAGTCTACACTACCATTGGCGGCTCCTGGACCCAAAGAGAGTTTGCATCTCTTTTAAAGCGTTTCCCAGACGGGCAGCTCTGTATTGAGGACAAAGGCCGGGTGGTAGCCGCGGCACTCAGCATCATTGTGAATTACCCGGAGTACGGAGATAAGCATACGTATGAGCAAATAACGGGCGGTGGTAAATTTGACACCCATGACGATGATGGGGATACTCTTTACGGAGTAGACGTGTTTGTGCACCCTGAGTACCGCAACCTGCGCCTGGGTCGTCGTTTGTACGATGCCCGGAAAGAGCTTTGTGAGAACCTGAACCTGCGCGGCATCATCCTAGGTGGCCGGATTCCTGGCTACAAAGAACATTCAGACAAGATGACGCCGGGCAAGTACATTGAGCAGGTCCGGAACAAGGAAATCTATGACCCTATCCTCACCTTCCAGCTGAGTAATGGCTTCCACGTCCGGAAGATCATCAGAGGCTACATGCCCCAGGACAAGGAGTCTAAAGCTTATGCGTCTTTGCTGGAGTGGATTAACGTCTACTATGAGGAAAAAGAAACACTGGTAGGTGGTACCAAGCGGGTAGTCCGCATTGGGGTTATCCAGTGGCAGATGCGCCAGATGACTTCTCTGGAAGACTTTGAGCAGCAGGTAGAGTTCTTCGTGGATACGGTAAGTTCCTACAAAGCGGATTTGGTGATGTTCCCCGAGTTCTTCAACGCACCATTGATGGCCCTTTCTGATGAGAAGTCACCCTCTGCTGCAATCCGGAAATTGGCGGAGTACACAGATGGTATCAGAGAGCGACTGATTCACCTGGCGCTTTCTTACAACATCAACATCATTGCGGGCAGCATGCCAGAGTACATTGACAACAAACTGCACAATGTAAGCTACCTCTGCCGCCGTGATGGGACCTATGACAAACAGTATAAACTGCACGTGACCCCAGATGAGTCGCAGTACTGGGGGATGCGCGGTGGTAACAAACTGAACATCTTTGAGACCGATTTTGGGAAAGTAGGCCTATTGATCTGCTACGACGTAGAGTTCCCGGAACTAGCGCGTATGCTGTCAGATCAGGACATGAAGATTCTCTTTGTGCCGTACCAGACCGATACTAAGAACGCTTACCTACGGGTTCGTCATTGTGCCCAGGCCCGTGCCATTGAGAACGAGTGCTACGTGGCCATAACGGGCAGTGTGGGGAACTTGCCGAGAGTGGAAAACATGGACATCCAATACTCACAGTCGGCGGTGTTCTCCCCTTCTGACGTTGCTTTCCCGCACGATGCCATCATTGCGGAAGCCACGCCTAACACCGAGATGACCTTGATTGCGGACCTGGACCTGGACTTACTCAAAGACCTGAACACCACAGGTAGCGTGCGTAACCTGAGAGACCGCCGGAAAGATTTGTACAATCTAAGCTGGTTACACCAGAAAGAAGATGATTTAACTGAGATTTAA
- a CDS encoding CoA transferase subunit B: protein MALDKHGIAKRIAKELQEGYYVNLGIGIPTLVANYIPEGMNVVLQSENGLLGMGPFPTEEEVDPDLINAGKQTVTTLPGSAIFSSAESFAMIRGEHVHLTILGAMEVSERGDIANWKIPGKMVKGMGGAMDLVASAKNIIVAMQHTSKDGQSKLLKNCSLPITGLQCVKKIVTDLAVLEVTGEGFRLLERAPGVTVEQIQAATEGKLLVEGEIPEINV from the coding sequence ATGGCTTTAGATAAACACGGCATTGCCAAACGCATTGCAAAAGAATTACAGGAAGGCTATTATGTGAACCTCGGGATTGGCATACCTACGCTGGTGGCCAATTACATTCCCGAAGGGATGAACGTAGTGCTGCAAAGCGAGAACGGCTTATTAGGCATGGGACCTTTCCCTACCGAAGAGGAAGTAGATCCAGACCTAATCAACGCCGGTAAACAAACGGTGACTACGTTACCTGGTTCAGCCATCTTCAGCTCCGCGGAGAGTTTTGCGATGATTAGAGGTGAACACGTGCACCTGACTATTTTAGGGGCCATGGAGGTCTCTGAACGCGGAGATATTGCCAACTGGAAAATTCCGGGTAAGATGGTGAAAGGCATGGGTGGCGCCATGGATTTGGTGGCCTCCGCCAAGAATATCATTGTAGCCATGCAGCACACCTCCAAAGATGGACAATCCAAACTTTTAAAAAACTGTAGCCTCCCTATTACCGGCCTTCAGTGCGTCAAAAAAATTGTAACCGATTTAGCTGTGCTGGAAGTAACCGGAGAGGGATTCAGGTTACTGGAACGCGCACCAGGTGTGACAGTAGAACAAATTCAAGCCGCCACCGAAGGAAAACTTTTAGTGGAAGGTGAGATTCCTGAAATTAATGTGTAG
- a CDS encoding CoA transferase subunit A — translation MINKVVQDAAMACHDIPDGATLMLGGFGLCGIPENSIKEILRKGIKDLTCISNNAGVDDFGIGLMLQQRQVKKMISSYVGENAEFERQLLSGELEVELIPQGTLAERIRAGGAGIPAFFTPAGYGTEVGEGKESREFHGKMYLMETWLKADFALVKAWKGDTAGNLIYKGTARNFNPMMATAGKITIAEVEELVPEGELDPNSIHTPGIYVQRIFQGKDYEKRIEQRTIRSAS, via the coding sequence ATGATCAACAAAGTGGTACAAGATGCAGCAATGGCCTGCCATGATATTCCAGATGGTGCTACGCTTATGCTAGGAGGATTTGGGCTGTGCGGCATCCCTGAAAATTCCATCAAGGAAATTTTACGTAAGGGCATCAAAGATCTGACCTGCATTTCTAACAATGCCGGAGTAGATGATTTTGGCATAGGTCTGATGTTGCAGCAGCGGCAAGTGAAAAAGATGATTTCCAGCTACGTGGGCGAGAACGCCGAATTTGAACGTCAACTGCTTTCCGGTGAACTGGAAGTAGAGTTGATTCCGCAAGGTACCTTAGCTGAGCGCATCAGGGCGGGCGGAGCAGGAATTCCGGCGTTCTTCACTCCTGCCGGCTACGGCACGGAAGTGGGCGAAGGCAAGGAAAGTCGTGAGTTCCACGGCAAGATGTACCTCATGGAAACCTGGCTGAAAGCTGATTTTGCCTTGGTGAAAGCCTGGAAAGGCGACACCGCTGGCAACCTCATCTACAAAGGAACCGCCCGCAATTTCAACCCAATGATGGCCACGGCCGGTAAAATTACCATTGCTGAGGTTGAGGAACTGGTACCCGAAGGCGAACTGGACCCAAACAGCATCCACACGCCGGGCATCTACGTGCAGCGCATTTTCCAGGGCAAAGACTATGAGAAACGCATTGAGCAACGCACCATACGGTCTGCCTCTTAA
- a CDS encoding YrzE family protein gives MFKSILSVVGGAAIGVFTISLVQYLSHQLYPMPASLNPKDPDAVATFLNNAPTAALLLVLFAYALGSFFGGMVAARYAPRKPVLHALLVGLSLMVAGIANLLSFPHPTWFVVVSLLIYLPMAFFGGNMSARRMP, from the coding sequence ATGTTCAAAAGCATTCTCTCTGTTGTAGGTGGAGCCGCTATTGGTGTGTTTACCATCAGCTTGGTTCAATACCTGAGCCACCAGCTCTATCCCATGCCTGCCTCCCTGAACCCGAAGGACCCTGATGCAGTAGCTACTTTCCTGAACAATGCCCCAACTGCCGCCTTGCTGCTGGTACTCTTTGCCTACGCGTTGGGGTCTTTCTTTGGCGGGATGGTGGCTGCCCGATATGCACCCAGAAAACCAGTTCTGCATGCCTTGTTAGTGGGCTTGTCTCTGATGGTGGCAGGCATTGCGAACCTGTTGTCTTTCCCGCACCCCACCTGGTTTGTGGTAGTTTCCCTGCTGATTTATTTGCCCATGGCCTTCTTCGGGGGGAACATGTCTGCCAGGCGAATGCCTTAG
- a CDS encoding bifunctional riboflavin kinase/FAD synthetase, whose translation MIVIRELNQFPSLTHAVVTSGTFDGVHVGHQKILSRLMEAARQDNGQSVVISYWPHPRTVLNPKDDSLRLLSTIEERIEALREFGVDYLLLLPFTKEFAQLSSEEYIQQILINTIRTKKLVIGYDHRFGKNREGGFDYLQENGARYGFTVEEIPRQDIDAVGVSSSKIRTALEKGDVATAARYLGRPYSLTGTVVKGKQLGRTLGYPTANVEPQEKLKLVPAQGIYAVTVQTQSGSYKGMLSIGTNPTVQGTHQTIEVNIFDFASDLYGQEITLFFVAYLRPELMFDGLEALIQQLHQDKVAALQVLG comes from the coding sequence ATGATCGTCATACGGGAGCTTAATCAATTTCCTTCCCTTACACATGCCGTGGTTACCTCCGGCACGTTTGATGGCGTCCATGTAGGCCATCAAAAGATTTTGTCACGGCTCATGGAAGCTGCCCGTCAGGACAACGGGCAAAGTGTAGTGATTTCCTACTGGCCGCACCCCCGTACCGTTCTCAACCCGAAAGATGATTCGCTTAGGCTGCTTTCTACCATTGAAGAACGCATTGAAGCGCTGAGAGAATTTGGGGTAGATTACCTTTTGCTGCTCCCCTTCACAAAAGAATTCGCGCAGCTGTCCTCAGAAGAGTACATTCAGCAAATCCTGATCAACACCATCCGGACCAAGAAACTGGTGATTGGCTATGACCACCGCTTCGGGAAAAACCGCGAAGGGGGATTTGATTACTTGCAGGAGAATGGCGCCCGCTACGGCTTCACAGTAGAGGAGATTCCGCGCCAGGACATAGACGCCGTGGGAGTTAGTTCAAGCAAGATTAGAACTGCCCTTGAGAAAGGAGATGTAGCCACTGCAGCTCGTTACCTGGGCAGGCCTTACTCTCTTACCGGTACGGTGGTAAAAGGAAAGCAACTGGGCCGTACCCTCGGCTACCCTACCGCTAATGTGGAGCCTCAGGAAAAACTTAAGTTAGTACCAGCCCAAGGCATTTACGCGGTCACCGTTCAAACGCAGAGCGGCTCCTATAAGGGCATGCTAAGCATTGGCACCAACCCTACGGTACAGGGTACTCACCAAACCATTGAAGTCAACATCTTTGACTTCGCATCTGACCTATATGGTCAGGAAATCACCCTCTTCTTTGTTGCATACCTACGCCCAGAACTTATGTTTGATGGGTTAGAAGCCCTCATCCAACAACTCCATCAGGACAAAGTAGCAGCCTTACAGGTGTTAGGATAA
- the truB gene encoding tRNA pseudouridine(55) synthase TruB has product MQETPYDFEAGAILLIDKPLTWTSFDVVKKTKFALRIKKIGHAGTLDPLATGLLILCTGKFTKRIEEIQAQEKEYTGTFVLGHTTPSFDLETEIDSTSATDHLTEEMLTEAAASFLGEIDQTPPIYSAVKVNGERAYALARRGEEAEIKSKRVTFKQFELTSIEGNQVHFKVVCSKGTYIRSLARDYGVKLGCGAYLSMLVRTRIGDYRLEDAMNLEQLQELREKQLAHHDRHTGA; this is encoded by the coding sequence ATGCAGGAAACTCCTTATGACTTTGAGGCCGGGGCCATTCTTCTGATAGACAAACCCCTTACCTGGACCTCTTTTGATGTGGTGAAGAAAACCAAATTTGCCCTCCGCATCAAAAAGATTGGACATGCCGGCACGCTAGACCCTTTGGCCACTGGTTTATTGATTCTGTGCACTGGTAAGTTCACCAAGCGCATTGAAGAAATTCAAGCTCAGGAAAAAGAGTACACCGGCACCTTTGTCTTAGGGCACACCACTCCTTCCTTTGACCTGGAAACTGAAATTGACAGCACCTCTGCCACTGATCACCTCACTGAGGAAATGCTAACAGAGGCCGCAGCTTCCTTTTTAGGAGAGATAGACCAAACCCCACCAATTTACTCAGCTGTTAAAGTGAACGGCGAAAGAGCGTATGCCTTGGCCCGCCGGGGCGAAGAGGCCGAGATTAAATCAAAACGCGTCACCTTTAAACAGTTTGAACTTACTTCCATTGAGGGCAACCAAGTCCACTTCAAGGTAGTATGTTCCAAGGGCACGTACATCCGTAGTCTGGCGCGTGATTATGGCGTTAAGCTGGGCTGTGGCGCCTATCTTTCCATGTTGGTGCGCACCCGCATTGGAGACTACCGGTTAGAAGATGCCATGAACCTGGAGCAACTGCAGGAACTCCGCGAAAAACAATTGGCGCACCATGATCGTCATACGGGAGCTTAA
- a CDS encoding undecaprenyl-diphosphate phosphatase, which yields MSIWQAIILAIVEGLTEFLPVSSTGHMVIASSLMGISAFEFTKMFTVAIQFGAILSVVVLYWKRFINSFDFYKKLLVAVIPALAIGFVLKDVVDAMLERVEIVAISLLLGGILLIFVDRWFKDRENPVTTPSYKNAFIIGMFQCIAMIPGVSRSASSIIGGLTQNMTRKSAAEFSFFMAVPTMLAAATYTVLTDLLHLEISDVIKFNLPKIQAGFASITPQDWQVLAVGNVVAFLVAMAAIKFFVGFLTKYGFKLFGYYRIVVGLIILLLLSLGVDLQIV from the coding sequence ATGAGTATTTGGCAAGCCATCATCCTGGCCATAGTGGAGGGGTTGACGGAGTTCTTACCGGTATCGTCTACCGGCCACATGGTTATTGCGTCCAGTCTGATGGGCATTAGTGCGTTTGAATTCACGAAGATGTTCACCGTTGCCATCCAGTTTGGGGCTATCCTTTCGGTAGTGGTGCTGTACTGGAAGCGGTTCATTAATTCCTTTGACTTCTACAAGAAACTGCTGGTAGCGGTGATACCGGCACTGGCCATTGGCTTTGTTCTGAAAGATGTGGTTGACGCCATGTTGGAACGGGTGGAGATTGTTGCTATTAGCCTGTTGCTGGGAGGTATCCTCCTCATTTTTGTGGACCGTTGGTTCAAGGATCGGGAAAACCCGGTGACTACGCCTAGTTATAAAAATGCGTTTATTATTGGAATGTTCCAGTGTATCGCCATGATTCCGGGTGTTTCCAGGTCTGCTTCTTCTATCATTGGAGGGCTAACCCAGAACATGACCCGTAAATCTGCCGCAGAATTCTCTTTTTTCATGGCGGTGCCCACCATGCTTGCCGCAGCTACCTATACGGTTCTCACAGATTTACTGCACCTGGAGATTTCAGACGTAATAAAGTTTAACCTCCCAAAAATTCAGGCGGGCTTTGCTTCTATCACGCCTCAGGACTGGCAAGTATTGGCCGTGGGGAACGTAGTTGCTTTTTTGGTCGCCATGGCTGCTATTAAGTTCTTTGTGGGCTTTTTAACCAAATACGGGTTCAAGCTTTTTGGCTACTACCGTATAGTGGTAGGTTTGATTATTCTTTTACTTCTCTCTTTAGGGGTTGATTTACAAATAGTGTGA
- a CDS encoding DUF3098 domain-containing protein, translating to MENKTPSPFSFGKRNYQIMLFGLLVMAVGFILMAMDSEPYGYGFLGLTLGPIILVIGFIIQFFAILAKPRKNV from the coding sequence ATGGAAAATAAAACTCCTTCCCCTTTCTCATTTGGTAAACGCAATTACCAGATCATGCTTTTTGGTTTGTTGGTAATGGCGGTGGGCTTTATTCTCATGGCAATGGATTCTGAACCGTACGGGTATGGTTTCTTAGGCCTCACCTTAGGACCTATTATACTGGTTATTGGTTTTATCATCCAATTCTTCGCCATCCTGGCCAAGCCGAGAAAGAACGTTTAG